The following is a genomic window from Mycobacterium parmense.
CTGGTTCGCACCATCACCGTGCCGGCCGTGGCATCGTTGATCGGCCAAAAGAACTGGTGGCCTTCGCATCTGGGAAAGAATGCCGAACAGGTGATGGCGGCCCACCAGGCCAAGCAACGGCAACTCGAACAGCTGACCGATCAACTGGTGCGGATGAAGGTTCTTCCCACCCAGAAGATCCGTCCGTCGTTCACCCCGGCGCAGGCCACTCTGGCCGCGCGCAAAAACGGCGCAAAACCCGCCAAGGGCAACGGGAAGAAGCGAAGCGACGACGACTTGCCCCATGCTTTGCCGATATTCGACCTCAGCGGCCTGCCCTCACACCTGACCGACGCCCTGCGGGAGTCGGATTCGAAGGCGACAACGGCTGCAAACGGCAACGGCAGGCAGCCCAAGAAGGCCGACCGCTACCTCGGCCACTCCCTACCGCTGTTCGGGAACAACATCCTTTCGCAGCGTCCCGTCGTGCTGACCAACACCAACGGCAACGGGCACGCCAACGGCAACGGGCACGGGCTGCCGGCCGACGACGACGACGTCAGCCAGCCGCTTCCGGTGTTCGGCGCCGCCAACGGAAAGAACACGGGCGACTAGCACACCGCCTCTCCACTACGCGTCCAGGCGGGTGAACTCGTCCTGCCGGTACAGCTCCACGCACTGGGAGCGCCGGATCTTGCCGCTGGTGGTGATGGGGATCGAGCCGGGCGAGACCAGCACCAGATCCGCCACCCGCAATCCGTGCGACTTCGAAATGGCCGAGGTCACTTCGCGTTTGACTACGCCCAGCCTCTCGGCCGCCTCCTCGTCGGACTCGCCCTTCTTCTTGAGTTCGATGATCGCGACCAGCTTCTCCACACCCTTGTCGGGAACCGCGATCGCCGCGCAGCGGCCCGCGGTGATCTCCTGGATCGTGGCCTCGATGTCGTCAGGAGAGTGGTTGCGCCCGTACACAATCAGAAGATCCTTGATGCGCCCGATGATGAAGAGCTCACTTTCGGAGACGAATCCCGAATCACCGGTGCGCAGCCAGGGGCCTTCGGGTGTTCCCTGGTGGGGCTCGACGATCTGGGCGCCGAACGTGCGTTGGTTCTCCTCGGCTTTCTGCCAGTAGCCGGCGGCAACGTGGTTGCCGTGCACCCAGATCTCCCCGACGGATCCTTCGGGGCACTCGCGGCGGGTGTCGGAGTCGACGATGCGCACCAACTGTGACTTCGGCGTGCCGTAACTGACCAGCGGTGTACCGCTTCCGGTTTCAGATCGCTCGGCTTGACCGGCGGAAAGTTTCTCGGAGTCGAAGTGGACGATCTTGGGTGGTTCACCGACGTTACGGGTTGCGATGTACACCGTCGCTTCTGCCATGCCGTACGACGGCCGCAGCACCGCGGGGTCGAGGTTGAACCGGGCGAACCGGTCGGCGAATCGCTTGAGCGTTGCGGGCTGCACCCGCTCGCTGCCGTTCAGAAGTGAGTGCACATTTCCCAGGTCGAAACCGGCCATGTCCTCGTCCGAGGTCTTGCGCACCGCCAACTCGAACGCGAAGTTGGGCCCAGCCGAAAACGCGCCTCCGTTGGTTGCCAGCTGTTGTAACCACCGGGCCGGCCGCTGCAGGAATCCCACCGGGCTCATGACCACCGTGGGTGCGCCCACCACAATCGGGAAGATGATTCCCAGCAGCAGACCCATGTCGTGATACAAGGGCAGCCAAGACACCGCACACAGCCCCGGCGGGGCGACCGAACCGCTGGCCGCGAAGAAGTCGGCGGCGACCTGCTCGAAGTTGGCGAAGACGTTCTTGTTCGACACCATGACGCCGGCCGGTGTGCGTGTCGACCCGGAGGTGTACTGCAGATACAAGAACTCCGGCTGGTCATTGCGGCCACGCGACCGGGGTCCGGCCGGCTTCTGTCGAGAATCCAGGTCCAGCAGGTCGACTTCGACGATCGACGGGGTCGACGCCCCTTGTTGCGATTGCACAGCGTCGTTGACATTGTCGACGACGGCCGACGTCGTGAGGACCACCGCGGGCGAGGTGTCGGCCAGAACCGAGACCGTCCGCTCGTCGTGGGCGCCGCCGAAGGGCACCGAAAGCGGAACGGCAACCAGCCCGGCCTGCAGCGCGCCCAGGAAACCGACGATATAGTCCAGTCCCTGAGGCGCCAAGATCACGGCCCGGTCGCCGGTCGACCCGCGAAGTCGCAGCTGTTCGCCGAGGTTCACCGCTCGCCGGTGGAGCTGCGACCAGGTCAGGGAGGTCGCAACGCCGTTCCAATCCTGCTCGAAGTCAAGGAATGTGACCGCCGTGTCGTTCGGCTGCAGGCTGGCACGCTCGCGCAGGACAGCAGAAAGTGAAGACTCAACCACGGGCATCAGGTTACCTTCGTCGTGGGCGTTTCCGGACATAACCGCGACGAATCGTCTCCGAGGGCAAACCGCCGCGCAGGTGAGACCCATAAACTACCCTGTACGCGGTGGACAATCGGCTCGCACATATGGACCAGGCATCGTTTCTTGGTCTGCGGGCGCTTGGCTACGGGGCGCTCGTGCAGTTCAACTGGATCTATAACCGTGCCGTCGACATCGACGGGCTGCGGCGTTTCCACCACAACCTCGGCTACGGGTTGTTGGGCCGGCGGATCGAACGGTCGCCCTTGCCTTTCGGCCGTGACCGGTGGGTGTGCGCCCGTGGTCCGGCGGACCTCGACATCGCCGAAACCGCCCGGCCCCGCGCCGATCTGAGTGCCTGGCTGCTCGAGCGTGCACGCCTGCCGCTGGATCCCGAGCACGGCCCCAGCTGGCATCTGGGGGTGCTGCCCCTGCTGGACGGCGGAACGGCGATCAGCCTGGTGACTTCGCACACCATCGTCGACGGTCTCGGAATCCTGCAGGCAATCACCGACGCCGCCACCGGGCGCACCCGCTACCTGGGATATCCGTCACCGTGCTCACGCACCCGCACGCGCGCTGTGCTGCAGGACACCCGGCAAACCCTGGCATCGGTCCCAGAATTCGCGCGAGCGCTGCGTGCCACCGCGCGCATCGTCCGGTTGCGGAGAGCCGAAGTCGCCACCTCGATCATGTCGGCGCCACCGCGTCCCCGGGATGCCGGCGACGACCAGCCCGTGGTGCCGACGCTGACCGCCTACGTCGACCTTGCGGACTGGGATGCGTGCGCGAATAGTCTTGGAGGAAACAGCTTTACGCTCGTTGCCGGCTTCGCGGCCAGACTCGGCGTCCGATTGGGACGCGTCTGCGACGACGGCACGGTCACGTTGTCGTTTCCGGTCAGCGAGCGCACCGAGAACGACACCCGCGGCAACGCCGTGGTGCTCCCCACCATTTCCGTCGACCCGACGCACTTGTCGTCGGACCTCGCAGAGGTCCGCTTGAAGTTCAAGCAGGCGTTCGCCGATCTCGCGCAGATCACCCAGGAGTTGTTGGCGCCGCTGCCGTTGGCGTCGCTGACACCGAAGTGGGTGGCCCGCAGAACAGCGCGGATGGGGCTGGGCGCTGCCAATTCGCCCATCGGCTGCTCGAACGTCGGCGCTATCGACTCAGCGGTCAACCGCCCGGACGGCACCGAGGCCGACTACGCCTCGGGGCGCTTGATCGAGCCGTGGATCACCGAGCGGACACTGGAGGGCATGGGCGGGCAGCTCTTCGTAGTCTCCGGACGCGTCGGCGGCCGGATCTTCCTCGCCGTCAACGCCTACCTTGCCGGGCAGCAGAATTCGGTGGCTGCGCTGCGCGAGGCCTTGTCACGCACCTTCGACGAATTCGGTCTGGTTGCGCAGATCCATGGCTGAATCAGGGATCAACACTTGGCTTCCGTGAGCGTTACCCTCACCGGCGCAACGGGATTCGTCGGACGCCACATATTGCGCAGCCTTCTGGCGCGCGGATGCCCGGTGCGGGTCCTGGTTCGCGATCCGGCACGGCTGGCGGATCTTCGCGCACACCAAGCACTCCAAGTGGTCGAGACGCCCGACTTGTTTTCCGAGGCGGACGACAGACTCCATGAGCTTCTCGATGGGTCCAAGACCTTGATCCACGCTGCGTGGTATGCGGAACCGGGCAAATACCTCACCTCGCCGATCAACCTCACGTGCCTGACGGGCACCCTCAACCTCGCCTCCGCATTCGCGGCGGTCGGGGGCAGGCGATTCGTCGGCCTGGGCACCTGCGCGGAATACGATCTGTCCGCGGGGCTCATCACGACCGACACCCCGTTGTCCCCGAACACCTTGTATGCCGCGTGCAAAGCGTCGGCCTACCAGGTGCTTCGCTGTCTGCTCGACACCGAGGACGTGAGCTTCGCCTGGTGCCGGCTCTTCTACCTGTACGGGGAAGGCGAGGACGAGCGGCGGTTGGTTCCCTACCTACGCAAACAATTGAGCGCGGGGCAAGACGTGCTGCTCACAAGGGGTGATCAGGTGCGTGATTTCCTCGATGTGCACGATGCCGGCCGGATGATCGCCGACGTCGCGCTGGGAGACCAGCAGGGCGCACAGAACATCTGCTCAGGCGAGGCGGTGACGGTTCGGCAGCTCGCTGAACGCATTGCCGACGAGTACGGTCGGCGTGAACTGTTGCGATTCGGGGCCAGGCCCGAGAATCTCTTTGACCCACCGCGGGTTGTCGGCGTGCGAAAGGACGTGCGATGAGTGGGGTGACGCAGCTCTACGAGCAGTCGGACTTTCCCATTTTTCAGAACCGGATGTATGACTCCGCCGAGGAGGCACGCTCCTGTCCCCGAGGCGATATCCGTTTGGTTCAGGACGGCGGGAGCGGCCTCGTCTACAACGCGGCATTCCAGCCCGAATTGATGAACTACGACGCCGCGTACCAAAACGAGCAGGCACACAGCCCGCTGTTCAAAAACCACCTGGACCAAGTCGCCGGCATCGTCGAGCGTAACCTGGGCACCGACGGGCTGATCGAGGTCGGTTGCGGCAAGGCGTACTTCCTCGAGCTGCTCCAGTCGCGCGGCTTCTCCATCGCCGGCTTCGACGCCACGTACGAGGGCGAAAATCCCGCCGTCCAGCGGCGCTACTTCGACGCGGGCGCGGGCGTGTCGGCGACGGGACTCATCCTGCGGCACGTCCTCGAACACGTCCAGGACCCCGTCGCGTTTCTCGAGGGAATACGCGACGCCAACGGCGGCGGGCTGATCTATATCGAGGTTCCCTGCTTCGACTGGATCCTGCGGGCGCGCGCGTGGTTCGACATCTTCTACGAGCACGTCAACTACTTCAGGCTCGACGACTTCTCCAGAATCTTCGGCCGGGTGGTGGAGGGCGGCCATCTGTTCGGCGGCCAGTACCTCTACGTGGTCGCCGACCTCGACACCTTGCGGTCGCCGGCCGGGCCGGGCGACAGGGTGGAGTTTCCGCAGGACTTTCTGGCGATGGCATCCGGCACGCCGTCCGATCGGGGCACCGAAGCGACGGCGGTATGGGGGGCGGCGTCCAAAGGGGTCATCTTCTCGCTCTTGCGGGAACGCTCCGGCAACCCGGTCGACGTCCTCATCGACATCAACCCCGCCAAGTGCAACAAGTACGTGCCGGCCACCGGCCTGCGCGTGATGTCCCCGGAAGAAGGCATGGCCGCGCTCCCGCCGGGTTCAGACATCTGCGTGATGAACTCCAACTACCTCGAGGAGATCCGCACGATCACGGGAGACCGATTCAACCTGATTGGAGTTGAGCGTGACTGAATTCGACGACGAGGTCAAAAAGCGGATCGACGCGATGTCACGCGATGACCGCCTCCGGGCGGATGCCCAGGAGTTCATGCGGACCTCGCTGCTGTCCCAGTACTCCTACAACTTCTCCTGGATGTCGCGGCCCATCATCCAGTACCCCCAGGACATGGTCGCGATGCAGGAGCTGATCTGGCGGGTCCGTCCCGACCTGGTCATCGAGACGGGCATCGCCCACGGTGGATCGCTCATCTTCAGCGCGTCCATGCTGGCGCTGCTGGACGTGGCCGACGCCATCGAATCCGGTGCGACGCTGGACCCCGCCAAGTCGGGTCGCAAGGTGCTGGGCATCGACATCGACATTCGTGCGCACAACCGGGCCGCCATCGAGGCGCACCCCATGGCCTCGCGCATTCAGATGATCCAGGGTTCGAGCATCGCCCCCGAGGTGGTCTCACAGGTGCACGGGATCGCCGCGAGCTATCAGCGTGTGCTGGTGTGTCTGGACAGCAACCACACCCATGACCACGTGCTCGCCGAGTTGGAAGCCTATGCCCCGCTGACCTCGGTGGGGAGCTATTGCGTGGTCTTCGACACGATCGTCGAGGACGTGCCCGCCGAACTGTCCTCCGACCGCCCTTGGGGCCCGGGCGACAATCCCAAGACGGCCCTACGCGACTACCTCAAGTCCCACCCGGAGTTTCAGATCGACAAGAGCGTCCAGCACAAACTGCTGATCACCGTGGCCCCCGACGGCTATCTGGTTAGGACGGCACAGGATTCGACGTCGTTGACCGACAGCCAGGTGTGAGGTAGCGGCAGCCTCACACGACGGTCAACTCGGGAACCGCTGTCACGAAACGCGTGCCGAGGCCGGTGAGGTCAGCCAACTGGGTCTTCACCTCCCGCGCGATGTTCCACGGCAGGATGACGACGAAGTCCGGCGGATTTTCCCGCAGCGCGTCGGGTGATCGGATGGGAAGGTGGCTGCCCGGCATGAATTTGCCCTGCTTCGACAGCGCGGCATCGCAGACGTACGGCAGCAGGTCCGGCCGGACACCCGCGTAGTTCAACAGCGTGTTCCCTTTCGCGGCGGCGCCGTAGGCCGCCACGCGCCGACCGGAGCGCTTCTGTTCGATGAGAAAGGCCACCAGGTCATCCTTGACGCGGTCGGCGGACGACTGGAAAGCCGCGTAGGTCTCGGGCCGGGTCAGCCCGAACTCCTCCTCCCGCGTCAGCAGCACCGCGACGCGGTCCGTCGCCGAAATCGGCGCCGCGGCATGGCAGCCGTACACGCGCAGGCTGCCGCCGTGAGTCGGCAACTCTTCGACGTCCCACACCCGCAGGCCGGCGGCGGCGAAGACGCGTGACACGGTCGTGAGTGACAGATAGGAGAAATGCTCGTGGTAGATGGTGTCGAACTGGGTGCGTTCGATCAACGGCATCAGATGCGGAAACTCCAGCGTGACCGTGCCTTCCGGTTTCAGCACGGCGGCGAGCCCACGAGTGAAGTCGTTGATGTCCGGCACATGGGCATACACGTTGTTGCCGAGGATCAGGTCGACGCCCCGTCCTTCACCGGCCAGCCGACGCCCCAGGGCTTCCCCGAAGAACTCCCGTTGCACCGGGATGCCCAGCGCTTCGGCGGCGGCGGCCGTGCTCGCCGTCGGCTCGATGCCCAGGCACGGAATACCATCCGCGACAAAATTTTTGAGTAGGTAGCCGTCGTTGGAGGCCACCTCGATGACGAAGCTTTGCGGCCCCAGTTGGAGCCGGTCGGTGATCATGCGGACGTAGGCGGCAGCGTGGTCGAGCCAACTGGTGGAGGTGCTGGAGAAGTATGCGTAATCCGCGCTGAAGAGATCTTCGGCGCGGGCGTAATCCTCGGTCTGCACCAGCCAGCACCGGTCACACACCTTCACCCGCAGCGGATAGTGCACCTCGGGGCTGGACAGGTCCTCGGCGCGCAGGTAGGCGTTCGAGGGGGGCGCGAAGCCGAGATCGACGAAGTTGTTCTCCAAGCGGGTGCCGCAGTGTCGGCATTTCATAGGGCGACTCCGCTGAAATCGGCACCGACGAGCGGATGGGAAAGGTCGCGCGGCGACAGGTCCTTCGGCGGCAGCGGCCATCCGATGGCGAGTCTCGGGTCGTCGTAGCGCAGCCCGCCCTCGTACGGCGGCTGGTAGAACTCCGTGTGCAGGTAGAGCAACTCGCTGTCGGGCTCCAAGGCCTGGAAGCCGTGAGCGAAGCCCTCCGGGATGAGCAGCATGCGCGCGTCGTCCTGCGCCAATTCCTGGGCGTGCCAACGAAGGAACGTCGGGGATCCGGCGCGCAGGTCGACCGCCACGTCCCAGACCCGGCCGCGAAGGCAGCGAACCATCTTCATCTCCGCATGCGGTGGACGCTGGAAATGCATGCCGCGCACGGCCCCGGCGTGACTGGTTGTGGAGTGGTTGATCTGCGCGATCTGGCGGTGCCCCAGCAAGGGCGAAAGTTCTTGAGCGCAGAAGAGGCGGACGAACGCGCCACGGGCATCGCGATGCGGCGTGGATTCCACGAGCTTCAGATCGGCGATCGGGGTGTCGAGGATCTTCATGCGGTCGCCCATCTCAGGCCGGAGTCACCGGCGTCGGCGACATAAGCGGCCAGTTCCTCGGCACTCGACACCTCGCCGACCTCGACGAATCGGCGATACCACTGCGCGGTGTGGGCAATCGCGCTCTCGAGGTTCCAGACGGGCCGCCACCCGAGGTGCATCTTCGCCTTGGCGCTGTCGAGCTGGAGCAGGCCCGCCTCGTGCGGCTGGG
Proteins encoded in this region:
- a CDS encoding AMP-binding protein codes for the protein MPVVESSLSAVLRERASLQPNDTAVTFLDFEQDWNGVATSLTWSQLHRRAVNLGEQLRLRGSTGDRAVILAPQGLDYIVGFLGALQAGLVAVPLSVPFGGAHDERTVSVLADTSPAVVLTTSAVVDNVNDAVQSQQGASTPSIVEVDLLDLDSRQKPAGPRSRGRNDQPEFLYLQYTSGSTRTPAGVMVSNKNVFANFEQVAADFFAASGSVAPPGLCAVSWLPLYHDMGLLLGIIFPIVVGAPTVVMSPVGFLQRPARWLQQLATNGGAFSAGPNFAFELAVRKTSDEDMAGFDLGNVHSLLNGSERVQPATLKRFADRFARFNLDPAVLRPSYGMAEATVYIATRNVGEPPKIVHFDSEKLSAGQAERSETGSGTPLVSYGTPKSQLVRIVDSDTRRECPEGSVGEIWVHGNHVAAGYWQKAEENQRTFGAQIVEPHQGTPEGPWLRTGDSGFVSESELFIIGRIKDLLIVYGRNHSPDDIEATIQEITAGRCAAIAVPDKGVEKLVAIIELKKKGESDEEAAERLGVVKREVTSAISKSHGLRVADLVLVSPGSIPITTSGKIRRSQCVELYRQDEFTRLDA
- a CDS encoding NAD-dependent epimerase/dehydratase family protein, whose translation is MSVTLTGATGFVGRHILRSLLARGCPVRVLVRDPARLADLRAHQALQVVETPDLFSEADDRLHELLDGSKTLIHAAWYAEPGKYLTSPINLTCLTGTLNLASAFAAVGGRRFVGLGTCAEYDLSAGLITTDTPLSPNTLYAACKASAYQVLRCLLDTEDVSFAWCRLFYLYGEGEDERRLVPYLRKQLSAGQDVLLTRGDQVRDFLDVHDAGRMIADVALGDQQGAQNICSGEAVTVRQLAERIADEYGRRELLRFGARPENLFDPPRVVGVRKDVR
- a CDS encoding class I SAM-dependent methyltransferase: MSGVTQLYEQSDFPIFQNRMYDSAEEARSCPRGDIRLVQDGGSGLVYNAAFQPELMNYDAAYQNEQAHSPLFKNHLDQVAGIVERNLGTDGLIEVGCGKAYFLELLQSRGFSIAGFDATYEGENPAVQRRYFDAGAGVSATGLILRHVLEHVQDPVAFLEGIRDANGGGLIYIEVPCFDWILRARAWFDIFYEHVNYFRLDDFSRIFGRVVEGGHLFGGQYLYVVADLDTLRSPAGPGDRVEFPQDFLAMASGTPSDRGTEATAVWGAASKGVIFSLLRERSGNPVDVLIDINPAKCNKYVPATGLRVMSPEEGMAALPPGSDICVMNSNYLEEIRTITGDRFNLIGVERD
- a CDS encoding cephalosporin hydroxylase family protein translates to MTEFDDEVKKRIDAMSRDDRLRADAQEFMRTSLLSQYSYNFSWMSRPIIQYPQDMVAMQELIWRVRPDLVIETGIAHGGSLIFSASMLALLDVADAIESGATLDPAKSGRKVLGIDIDIRAHNRAAIEAHPMASRIQMIQGSSIAPEVVSQVHGIAASYQRVLVCLDSNHTHDHVLAELEAYAPLTSVGSYCVVFDTIVEDVPAELSSDRPWGPGDNPKTALRDYLKSHPEFQIDKSVQHKLLITVAPDGYLVRTAQDSTSLTDSQV
- a CDS encoding class I SAM-dependent methyltransferase, which translates into the protein MKCRHCGTRLENNFVDLGFAPPSNAYLRAEDLSSPEVHYPLRVKVCDRCWLVQTEDYARAEDLFSADYAYFSSTSTSWLDHAAAYVRMITDRLQLGPQSFVIEVASNDGYLLKNFVADGIPCLGIEPTASTAAAAEALGIPVQREFFGEALGRRLAGEGRGVDLILGNNVYAHVPDINDFTRGLAAVLKPEGTVTLEFPHLMPLIERTQFDTIYHEHFSYLSLTTVSRVFAAAGLRVWDVEELPTHGGSLRVYGCHAAAPISATDRVAVLLTREEEFGLTRPETYAAFQSSADRVKDDLVAFLIEQKRSGRRVAAYGAAAKGNTLLNYAGVRPDLLPYVCDAALSKQGKFMPGSHLPIRSPDALRENPPDFVVILPWNIAREVKTQLADLTGLGTRFVTAVPELTVV
- a CDS encoding dTDP-4-dehydrorhamnose 3,5-epimerase family protein — encoded protein: MKILDTPIADLKLVESTPHRDARGAFVRLFCAQELSPLLGHRQIAQINHSTTSHAGAVRGMHFQRPPHAEMKMVRCLRGRVWDVAVDLRAGSPTFLRWHAQELAQDDARMLLIPEGFAHGFQALEPDSELLYLHTEFYQPPYEGGLRYDDPRLAIGWPLPPKDLSPRDLSHPLVGADFSGVAL